Genomic DNA from Streptomyces sp. PCS3-D2:
GAGGTTGATCTGCCAGACCCTGTTGTCGCCCTTGGTGGTGAACCAGACCGTGTCGTTGGCGTAGTGGCAGCCCTCGCCGCCGTTGAACTTCTTGGAGCCGGAGACCTGGCTGCGGGTCGCCTTCGGGGAGCCGTCCGGGTCGGGGACGTTCTGCCAGGTGAAGGAGCCGGAGGTGGCCGTTCCGGCCTTGAGGACCTGGAGGGTGCCGGAGGAGAGGTTGCCCCAGGTGGTGGGGATGAAGCGGTAGAAGCAGCCGCTCGTCTCGTCCTCCGTCAGGTAGATCACCTGCCGGACCGGGTCCGCGGCGGCTGCCTCGTGCCTGAAGCGGCCCAGCGCCGGCCGCTGGACGGCGGCGTTCACGCCGTACGGGTCGGTCTCGTAGACGAAGCCGCGGTCGACCTCCTCGCAGGACAGCCAGGTGTTCCACGGGGTCTTGCCGCCCGCGCAGTTCTGCCGGGTGTTCGACAGGATCCGGTAGGCGCCGGTGATGGTGCCGGAGGAGTTGAACCTCACCGCGCTCGCGCCGCCGGAAGGGTTGATCTCCGAGTTCGACACGTAGATCCAGCCCGCGCCGTCGGCGTAGCAGGCACCGCCGTCGGGGGCGCTGTGCCAGGTGTACGAGGTACCGGCGACGGTCTGGCTGGAGCGGGCGATCACCCGGCTGGTGAAACCGCTCGGGAGCATGATGCCGTTGGCGTCGGCGGCGCCCAGCGCCCCGTACGGGCCGGCACCGGGCTGCGCGGGCGCCGCGTAGGCCGCTCCCCGCATCAACGTGCCGCCGAAGGCGGCGGCCGACGAACCGATCACTGCGCCGCGCAGGAAGGTACGACGTTCCACGGTCACTCCTGTGGGAGGAAGGCCCCGCGGCCGGTCGGACGCGGGTCGCACGCGTCGAGGAACCTAGGAGACGCCAGTTGACGTGGCGCCAAATCCTCATTACGCCCGGGCGACCGCTCGGCGTTCAATCCTTCCGCGAGGATTTCCCGGGCGCCGGGGGCTTCCTTTCCCGAAGGCCTTCCGGACCTCCGCGGGGTCCGCGCGGCCGGAATGCCGTGCCCCGGATCCGGGCGACGGACGGTGTTCGCACTGCGCCGCGTCCGCGAAGCCCGCCGCGCCCCGTGCCCCGGGCTGCGGTCCGACCGGTGCTCCTCACCGACCAGTTCCGGCCTGTTTGGCGCGCCGG
This window encodes:
- a CDS encoding alkaline phosphatase PhoX, with protein sequence MERRTFLRGAVIGSSAAAFGGTLMRGAAYAAPAQPGAGPYGALGAADANGIMLPSGFTSRVIARSSQTVAGTSYTWHSAPDGGACYADGAGWIYVSNSEINPSGGASAVRFNSSGTITGAYRILSNTRQNCAGGKTPWNTWLSCEEVDRGFVYETDPYGVNAAVQRPALGRFRHEAAAADPVRQVIYLTEDETSGCFYRFIPTTWGNLSSGTLQVLKAGTATSGSFTWQNVPDPDGSPKATRSQVSGSKKFNGGEGCHYANDTVWFTTKGDNRVWQINLTNNTYELAYDDSLVPGGAAPLTGVDNVTGSSYGDLYVAEDGGNMEICVITPDDVVAPFLRVTGQSSSEITGPAFSPAGNRLYFSSQRGTSGSSSGGITYEVTGPFRV